The proteins below are encoded in one region of Oncorhynchus tshawytscha isolate Ot180627B linkage group LG04, Otsh_v2.0, whole genome shotgun sequence:
- the LOC112249578 gene encoding early endosome antigen 1, whose protein sequence is MLRYSSPGSVTTTEDSPEQPSERRIRRLRLTLHTGDNGQNETKKPTSGTQEEKVVNGTWKKKNTLIQRERPAGSESPVQHLSAATNGELETSLQRQHGPKVYGVLQGTGSDRQQEVMACEWSVNHLRDEMSYIKEVRDSLEKVRERMYGQFGGMQHSMQKLSQDIRTANSQRKTLEKEVRVRTAAMDRFDQMNSSLISANIDLQKSLLESCHNRVDSRDEMKSLRSSFQQAEERLKEREKQLELAQAENQTLKLKVESSQEANSHAVQEVTARLQRQYEERLQEEQRKHREEIEKLQAQIDEYIRRLEEAEKNAKIAEAKIAERDQRISEVERLLDCMGQEKGHLQKKLQECEQCLRLMEVTYKTDATIAKSSQKLEEEAGELRERIKHLNDMVFCQQRKVKGMIEEVESLRAKVAQKDMFISELLDRIAIVECENNELEDKLKYFMSVQSVPREVVQTREIGVGCDLLPRPEIQGYEIETNVQPPAAHYQPRQTPIHPSSTEYLGQSRTFRSGLPPSSRLESSLLRYTPPEYSRYLSTNSSRSFGTLTSPTLSSTGPLSPDQSSTEEPASVPITDKASSPETDISAPSCSRPRSSPSKIYTPFMKLMEITAKINIELFGKLIWVGFRLVATSLLTMSSSSWAAPSERQGQVGDLKTKSKEELGELLSRQDKLLSNKLIRYVINRRFIQTLPDKGKKISDFAERICLALAHNEEEERKQDMLSSVRTELQSKYQQALTQRPRGSQNKPGTSQHRRQAGDTAPGNVQELDISPLSPNVQESKTVDTLKEDGVSKISAAGTMNMAQAGDDAEVSPDSDRTKESDLAEALQRVTLSDHSTGSSGSLKDTFNRPATGNPFLGRQPQKKPHYIEVLERTEKDPVTRRQKYKPNQFAHNTDGSPSGSLSPNQSPGGLLPSPVLSVEARRERDRKHIDDITAARLPLLHYGPAQLLTLEQSADLLREQTRKHQELQAKLAAQKLSEGLRFSTGSYVVEGGSLGAYREVHDDGAQLSSEED, encoded by the exons ATGCTACGCTACAGCTCACCAGGTTCGGTCACCACCACCGAGGACAGTCCAGAGCAGCCCAGTGAG AGGAGGATCCGGCGACTCAGACTAACTCTTCATACAGGAGACAATGGACAGAATGAGACCAAAAAACCAACCTCAGGCACA CAAGAGGAGAAGGTTGTCAACGGAACATGGAAGAAGAAGAACACActcatccagagagagaggccagctggCAGTGAGTCACCTGTACAG CACCTCAGTGCAGCGACCAATGGGGAGCTAGAGACGTCGCTGCAGCGGCAGCACGGGCCCAAGGTGTACGGTGTGTTGCAGGGGACAGGCTCGGATAGACAGCAGGAAGTGATGGCGTGCGAGTGGTCTGTCAATCACCTGAGGGATGAGATGAGTTACATCAAGGAG GTGAGAGATTCCCTGGAGAAGGTCAGAGAGCGGATGTACGGCCAGTTTGGAGGAATGCAACATTCGATGCAGAAACTATCACAAGACATCAGG ACTGCCAACTCCCAGAGGAAGACTCTGGAGAAAGAGGTGAGGGTTCGGACTGCAGCCATGGACAGATTTGACCAGATGAACAGCTCCCTCATATCTGCCAACATCGACCTCCAG AAATCTCTACTAGAGAGCTGTCACAATCGTGTGGACTCCCGGGATGAGATGAAGAGCCTGAGAAGCTCCTTTCAGCAGGCTGAGGAGAggctgaaggagagggagaagcagCTGGAACTTGCCCAGGCTGAgaaccaaacactcaaactgaag GTGGAGTCGTCTCAGGAGGCCAACAGCCATGCAGTGCAGGAGGTGACAGCGAGGCTACAGAGACAGTATGAGGAGAGACTTCAGGAGGAGCAGaggaaacacagagaggagatagagaagctACAG GCCCAAATTGATGAGTATATTAGGCGAttagaggaggcagagaagaatGCTAAGATTGCGGAGGCCAAGATCGCTGAAAGGGACCAGAGGATCAGTGAGGTGGAGCGCCTGCTGGACTGTATGGGACAG GAAAAGGGCCATCTTCAGAAGAAACTGCAGGAATGTGAACAGTGTCTACGCTTGATGGAGGTGACATACAAAACAGATGCAACTATAGCAAAGAG TTCTCAAAAGTTggaagaggaggcaggggagctCCGTGAGAGAATCAAACACCTGAATGACATGGTGTTCTGTCAGCAGAGGAAGGTCAAAGGCATGATAGAGGAG GTTGAATCATTACGAGCTAAAGTGGCACAGAAGGACATGTTCATCTCAGAGCTTCTGGACAGAATTGCTATTGTGGAGTGTGAG AATAATGAGTTAGAAGACAAGCTGAAGTATTTTATGTCTGTACAGAGTGTGCCAAGGGAAGTTGTGCAAACCAGAGAGATAGGAGTGGGCTGTGATCTGCTCCCCAG ACCTGAAATACAAGGGTATGAGATTGAAACTAATGTCCAACCTCCAGCAGCACATTACCAACCCAGACAAACCCCAATCCACCCCTCTTCTACAGAATACCTAGGACAGTCTAGGACATTCAGATCAGGTCTACCGCCATCCAGCAGACTGGAGTCTAGTTTACTGAGATACACTCCTCCTGAGTACAGCAGGTATCTGTCAACCAACTCCTCAAGATCCTTTGGAACACTAACCAGTCCAACGCTGTCTTCGACTGGCCCGCTAAGCCCTGATCAGTCCAGTACAGAAGAGCCTGCCTCAGTTCCAATCACAGATAAAGCCTCAAGTCCAGAGACTGACATTTCAGCCCCATCCTGTTCTCGACCAAGATCAAGCCCATCCAAAATCTACACACCTTTCATGAAACTTATGGAGATAACAGCAAAGATTAACATTGAG CTATTCGGTAAGCTTATTTGGGTGGGTTTTAGACTAGTAGCTACTAGCTTGCTAACAATGTCCTCGTCATCGTGGGCAGCTCCATCAGAACGCCAGGGGCAAGTGGGGGATCTCAAAACCAAGAGCAAAGAAGAACTTGGTGAATTACTGTCACGACAAGATAAATTATTATCTAACAA actgaTTCGATATGTTATCAACAGGAGGTTTATACAGACTCTTCCAGACAAAGGGAAGAAGATCTCAGACTTTGCAGAGAGAATATGCCTTGCTCTTGCCCACaatgaagaagaggagaggaagcaaGATATGCTGTCTTCTGTCAGGACAGAGCTGCAGTCTAAATACCAGCAGGCTTTGACACAAAGACCACGTGGTAGCCAGAATAAACCAGGAACTTCCCAACATAGGAGACAAGCTGGGGACACAGCTCCTGGAAATGTCCAAGAATTGGACATCTCACCTCTGTCACCTAATGTTCAGGAGAGCAAAACAGTTGACACGCTGAAAGAAGACGGTGTGTCCAAAATATCTGCTGCTGGAACCATGAATATGGCCCAGGCTGGTGATGATGCAGAGGTCTCTCCAGACTCTGACAGGACAAAAGAGAGCGACCTAGCGGAAGCCTTGCAGAGGGTCACTCTGTCTGACCACTCAACTGGCTCGAGTGGATCCCTTAAAGACACATTCAACAGACCTGCTACTGGCAACCCCTtccttggaaggcagccacagaaGAAACCACACTACATAGAAGTCCTGGAGAGGACTGAGAAGGACCCGGTTACAAGGAGACAGAAGTACAAGCCTAATCA GTTTGCCCACAACACTGATGGCTCCCCGTCAGGGTCTCTGTCACCCAACCAATCCCCTGGAGGCTTATTACCATCACCGGTGCTCTCCGTTGAGGCCAGGAGGGAGCGAGACAGGAAGCACATTGATGACATCACTGCGGCCAGGCTCCCACTGCTCCACTACGGCCCTGCCCAGCTGCTGACACTGGAGCAGTCAGCTGACCTGCTACGCGAACAGACCAGGAAACACCAG GAGTTGCAGGCCAAGCTGGCAGCCCAGAAGCTGTCTGAGGGGCTGAGGTTCAGCACAGGGAGCTATGTTGTGGAAGGGGGCTCGCTGGGCGCCTACAGGGAAGTTCATGACGACGGAGCCCAGCTCTCCTCAGAGGAAGACTAA